The window ATACCGACGGGCAAATCACTCCTGAGCGCCTCGCTCAAATCGAGCGGAGCGGCAACAAAGAAGAGTTGATAGCCGCGCTCATCACACTAGGAATTCAGGAGCAGCAGCAAAGCAAATTTGATGATGCCCGCGCTCATCTGGAGCGCGCTGTCAGCCTGGCGCCAGAAAACGGCGAGGCATCCGCCATTTATGCGTGGGCACTGCTCAAGCAGGATCAGGCGACTCAGGCGCAGAGCTATGGCGAAGATGCCGTACGCAAGAATCCGGATTCCGGCTTCGCGCACAAAATTCTTGGGATGATCTATTACAAGCTCGATCGCCTTCGCGAATCAGTAGACGAGCTGACCAAAGCCAAGGAACTCGATCCCAACGATAAGGAAGCCGAGAACTACCTCAAGACAATCACGCGGCAGGCGAAGGCAGAAGCTGATTTCCGCAGCGAGGCCAGCACGCACTTCAACATGCGTTACGAAGGCGAGATGGCAACGCCCAAGCTGCGCCAGGAGATTCTGCTCACGCTGGAGCGCCATTTCGGCGACCTCGTTTCGACCATGGGTCTGCTGCCTCGCGACCCGATCATCGTCGTTCTATACACCAACCAAACATATTTCGACGTTACCCTCGCTCCTGCGTGGACTGCCGCGCTGAATGATG is drawn from Terriglobales bacterium and contains these coding sequences:
- a CDS encoding tetratricopeptide repeat protein, with the protein product MRPLFAILLALSCAATADTIYLKNGRTILADAARQKGERVEYDIGDDTYAIPSSTVDHIEAGAGVPGASSASVNIAAPRVASGNLKHTDGQITPERLAQIERSGNKEELIAALITLGIQEQQQSKFDDARAHLERAVSLAPENGEASAIYAWALLKQDQATQAQSYGEDAVRKNPDSGFAHKILGMIYYKLDRLRESVDELTKAKELDPNDKEAENYLKTITRQAKAEADFRSEASTHFNMRYEGEMATPKLRQEILLTLERHFGDLVSTMGLLPRDPIIVVLYTNQTYFDVTLAPAWTAALNDGKLRIPVEGLTGVTPELSRVLKHELAHSFIRQATNGHCPVWLNEGFAQLVEPQSAARYRMQLAKLFDDGKQAPLQALEGSFIGYDSNRAAVAYVESLAYVEYIRDT